TCCTGGCCTCTAAGCCCTGGGCTGCATAGCCCTGCTGGGCTCCACCTCTATAAGCCAGTGACTTCCTGGGCCTGGGTCTGGGGGAGAGGGTTGCCAGGGAGACTTAGCTCTCCTGGGGGGCTGGCCCAGCTGACTGAGGGTACACAGGATTGGGTCTAGACCTTGATGCCTGGGTGGAGGCCCCCGGGAAGGGGCCATCGCCTCTTCAGGACCAACTGGTGGGCGAGTTAGGAAACACCAGCTCCTGCCTGGGGCAGTGAGGGAATGGGAGCAGCTGTGGGCGCCTCATTTCAGGGAAGTCGCCAGCAAACCTTCAGATGCAATGAGACCTGGCCTTCCTATTGTGCTTTTCAGACTTTGTTTTCAGAATGCTTTTACCTCGAGTGTGCGCTTCTGCCCTCACAAGAGCCCCTGGGGAGTAGGTGGTGGCCTGTGCTGTCCTCCCCATTTCAAAGCAGGGAGCTGAGGTCTTGGGAGGGGAATGTGCTCACCTAAAGTCCCACTGTATTAGTGGGTGGGCAGGACTGGAACTCGGTTCTCCAGTAGCCCAGAGCTCACTCTTTTACACCCAGAGGTGGAGCAGATGGCTCTTGGGGTGGTTATGCACTTCACAAGCCAATTCCCTTCAGCCAGGAGCTCCTGGGTGCATTTCCGTGTCAGAAACAGCACCAAGTCCCAGCCCCTCTGGAGGCACAGCTGTTGTGTCAGGCGAGGCTACCTGCGTTTATTTATTGAGCAGCAGCGCTGTATCAGGCCCAGGGACCGAGCCCCGCTCCCTGTTCCCCCATGGTGTCGCTGAGGCCCTCTGGGAGGGCCCCACGTCTGGAGCAGCACCTCAGAGTGGACGGAAAGTATTAGCGTCCACAAGCTCACCCGACGCCGAGCCTGTGAGGTGGGCCAGTGGTGCCCACTGAACCCAGTGCTTCAGGGAGGTCAGAGTGGAGCCAAACCCAGGGCTGTGGGCATCACCTCTGGAGCCCTTTCACTCTATGACTGCGTCCTGGGCAGGTGGCGGGAAGGCAGGAGGCCAGGTCCTTAGGCTGGGGGCCTctctccatccacccacctttCCCTCATTTCCCTCTCTTGGAGCAGGAGCTGCCCAGGCCTTTAGGGAGGGAGGGTTTCTGGGGCCCCTGGGTTGGAGTGGGGTCGCGTTGCATTGTGTTCATGACCATGTAGCTCATGTTGAAATTAAAGTTTTTGGCTTTTCTAACCTGGCTGGTTGATGCTTTGTGTTGAGACAGCCCTATCTGGGAAGACAAGGAAAGTGGGTGTTTGGAGGCTTTGAGTGCCACGGGGTGCCAGGATGCCACACCTCGGGCTTTGTCTCTGCCCCCTTATGGTGAAGGGGCCTGTTCCAGAAAGTCCCGCCAGAGATGCATAAGAGGGAGCAGGGTTCTGGAtgaacccattttacagatgtggaaactgaggccctgggagAGAATgagattctccaaggtcacaaTGCTGGTGATTGATGGGACCCCGGAAGACAGCTCGTCCCATGGCATTCTGCTGCGTCCAAGTGGTCCCAGTACGTGGCGGGTGGGTGACAGCAAGGCCTCCCACATCTTGAATGGGGGCTGGCCAGGGACAGAGCATCAGCCGTCCGGGGGAGAGAGGCCGCCGTTCACACGTGGGCTGACTCCACTCTACACACCGCGCAGAGAATGAGATCGTTTAGCGCAGAGATTGACCCACTTGTCCACGCTAGACTGTACACGGTCCCATTTGGTCCACCTTTGTTCCCCATGCTTCTTGTAATGTGAGCGTCTGACCTCGCTAATTCCAGCGAAGATTCCAGTGTTGAAAGTTGCACGTCTCAACCGTTACTCAGAAAACCAGCCTCTTCACAACAGAAGAGTCGCTCTAGAGGGTCGGCCGTGACGTGGACCTGTGCAGAGCCTCTCCTGGGTGCTGATGTGGCCACGCCCTCATACAATTTGGACTACAAGGAATTTGCTCCTACAGGGTGACCCTAGAGCCTGCTTTGTGCTTATGATGTGACTGTAATATATTtttggagaggagggaggggactTAGCCACAGACGGTAATGAGAAACTGCTCGTGGGAGAAGACGGCCTAGAGGCCCCTCACCCGTCTCCAATCCCTGGGGAGGGTGCCCTGATAGCTGAAGCCAGACCCTCCCGTTCCAGATTCGACCCCGGCCTGGGTGGGGTTGTCAGATGGACTTCCGCCGGGCCCCGAGCCTGGGTGCCTGCCCACCACTCACGACCCCTGGGCTCGAGGGGGGCGAGAAGCCCAGGTTGTCGCGGGCGCGTCTCTCCAGCTGGTGTACGTGGCAGGAGACGGAGGCGGAGCCCCCGGAGCGGGCCGGGCGGCGGGGCAGCCAGGGGCCGCGGCTCTCGGGCGCCCCCGGGCGGCGCGGACTGGGGCGGCGGGCAGCGCGCTCGGGCCAGTCGGCGCTGGCAGCAAGGAAGCACAGGACTACGAGGTTGAGGAAGGCGCTAATGACCGTGAGCCCCAGGAGGATGTAGAGGAAGCTGTAGGCCACGTAGGGGGGCTTCCTCTGCAGCACCTCGCCTCTGTGCAGCGCCACGAAGTCGCCGAAGCCGATAGTGGTGAGGGTGATGAAGCAGTAGTAGTAGGCGTGGAAGAAGGTCCAGCCCTCGAAGTGCGCGAAGGCAACGGTCCCGAGGGCCAGGGTGGCGGCGCACGCCAGCAGCCCGGACACCACCAGGTTCTCCGTGGACACGCGTGGCCGCCGCAGGCCCAGGCAGCGCTTGGCAACCAACAGGAGGCGCCGCACCAGCGCGTTCAGCCGTTCGCCCAGGCTCTGGAAAGTGACCAGCGTCAGCGGGATGCCCAGGAGCACGTAGAACTTACAGAAGATCTTGCCGGAGTCCGTACCCGGCGCGGCGTGGCCGTACCCTATGCAGAAAGAGCGGAGGGGAGGGCTGTGAGCGCCCAGCTCCGGTGGACTACAGTCCCGCCCGCAGCCTGCCTGCTCGGCGTCCCTCCCCGGCCCCGAGGCTGGAAGGGCATCTCCAAATACTAGTCCTAACTAGGTCATTCATCACCCCAAACGGCAGACAACCCAAGTATACCTCGACTGGAGAATGAGTAAACAACCCGTGGGGCATCCAAACACTGCAATTCTCAGCAACTGAATGAACTCCTGTAACTTGCGGCAACGAAGGATGGATCTCAACTGTCTCCAGCTGCGTGGGGGAAGACAAGCTCCAAAGCCTACAGACCGCATGGTTCCATGTAAATGACATTCTGGAAATGGCAAAACTGTGGCGACAGAGAACAGATCTATAGTTGGTTGCCAGTAGCTGGGGTTAGGGACAGGCTTAACTACAGAAGTCGTGGTAGAATTTTGGGGGTTGATGGCAATGTTCTGTCTCGATCGCGGCTGCAGTTACCTGACAGGTATTCATTTGTCAGGCGTGTACACAGGAAAATGGTGAGTtctactgtatgtaaattatgctttaatgaaaaaaaaaagcaaaacttgccCCACTTTCCAGCTATACGCCGAGCTGCTTCCCCAGCTAGCATGTCCTCTCCACATGCCTTTTCCCCTGACTACCTCCCCCTCCACTGCTCAGCCTGCCCACACTAAACACCTTTTGGTTCTGATTGTCTGATGTGGGGATTCTTACTGGGTCCCTTCAACTACTATAGGGAATCTAAACACAACTGGCCAACCTTCAGTCCTGGAACACCGTACCATTGCAGGGGAATGAATGGGTATCTCATTGTGTGTCTTTTCCTGGAAAGAGGAGCAGTCGCTTTCATGGTATTCTCAAAGGAGCCTGTACCCCAGGAACAGTCAGGTGGATCTTCCCAAAAAGAATGTGCCTCCTGTAACAGATTGGTCCTACCtgccaaaaagcaaaaaatacaaatCCTTTGACCAAGGTGGTTCCACAGTTAGGAAGTTAGCCCTTCAGTATACACACGTGAGCAAAAATATGTGTGCACTTGGGTCATAATTGCAGCACTGTCGGTCATAGTGAAAATGAGAAACAATGTAAGTGTTCATCCAAAGGGgcctggttaaataaattatagtgcCATCCAAACCATGGGATACCACACAGTAGCAGTTCTCAATTGAGAGTGGTTTTGCCCTTGAGAGGACACTTGGCAACATCTGGAGACATTCCAGTTGTCACAAATGGGGGAGGAGGAGTGGGATGTCTtgtgtgctactggcatctagagAGTAGAGGCCAGGGACACTGCTAAACATCTTGCAATGCACGGGAGAGTCCCCAcagccccaaatgtcagtagttccaaggctgagaaaccctaCAAACAAGAGGACGCAGCTCTTTAGAGACTGACATAAAAACACCACCAacatatattaagtgaaaaaagcaagatacAAAACTGTGTGTATAATGTCTAtacaatgtatgtgtgtgtgttttaaaggaaTATATAGGCAGAGAATATATCTAGAAGGACACACAAGAAACTGGTAACTGTATTTGACCCAGGAAGGGGAATTTATGGGCTGAGAgacagggtgggagggagaatTCCTTTTCATTCCATACCCTTTTGTGCTCTGTGAAGTGTGTACTGTATGCATATATAACTTATTCAAAATACCAGCACTACATACATTTAAAGGCCTGTGGCTCCACTTCCACATTTCTGTTGCATAACCCTATCACTTTGCCTCTCTGTTATTTTGTGGAGAAAGGGGACCTGCTCGTCACCAGActgagctctttgagggcagggacgAAGGTGGTCACCTCTCTGTAGTCCCCATCACCAGGGTCCTGCACAGAGCTTGAGACAGACTAGATGCTCAATGAAAGCTGAAGCTCAACCAAGTTGAAGGGGGTGCTAGTGAGAAACAGAGGAGTTTCTTTAGGAATAAGAGGCTTCCAGCTGTTTGGGACTGTGCCAGGTTTTGGCAGAGAGTGAAATGAATAAAGCTAATAACTAATAATGACAGTAACTAATCCACGTACTCTGCATGGATTATCAGATTTAACCCTCCCAATGACTATATGACatgtttttattcccattttatagataagaaaactaggTTCAGAGGGACAAAACTGCCCAAAGGCCACAGGCCTGAGCTATTAACCAGTACCCTCCACGGGCCTGAGCTATTAACCAGTACCCTCCACGGGCCTGAGCTATTAACCAGTACCCTCCATGGACCTGAGCTATTAACCAGTACCCTCCAGGGGCCAGAGCTATTACCCAGCACCCTCCAGGGGCCTGAGCTATTACCCAGCACCCTCCAGGGGCCTGAGCTATTACCCAGCACCCTCTATGGACCTGAGCTATTACCCAGCACCCTCCACGGGCCAGAGCTATTAACCAGTACCCTCCATGGGCCAGAGCTATTAACCAGCACCCTCCATGGACCTCAGCTACTACCCAGCACCCTCCACAGGCCAGAGCTATTACCCAGCACCCTCCACGGGCCTGAGCTATTAAAAAGCATCTTCCATTGCTTCAGTGCCTCTCTCCCATCCAGGCAAAGCCCAAATTCCTGGGGCCTGGCACCTGGCTCTCTGCAAGGCTGGCTTAAGCCTACTGGACCACAGAGGGTGGTGGTGCCCCCAAGTGGCCAGAAAAGGCAAAATTCCTCCTGTTTCCACTTGAGTCTCTCATATCAGCCTCCCAGATGTACCTCAGAGATAAAGAACCAGGATAAGAGGCCAAAACACCCTGGCAAGCCTCCAAAGAATGTGGACAAGGCAGAGAGAACAGGTTGATGGCATCCCAAAGCAGTGGGCACAGTAACCAGGAGGGTCTCAGGCTGTACCAAGATAGGAAGCAGGGGTGTCCATGTGGACAGGAGGGGGCAAAAGAACTGAATAAAAGCTGGGGCCATGTTGGCAAATAACAAATTATTACTAAAGAATAGTGCCTACTTGGCCTCAGGCACTATGTCAAGCATGTTACACGCTTGACCTCCCTGAAACCAGCAACCACCCAGTGAGGTAGGAACAGTTGCATTTTGCCTTTGGGGAAACCAGGGCTTGGACAGGTAGAATCAATTGCCAGAGAAGGCACGTGGCAACAGAGATGAGAACCGAAATCCAGTCTCTGTGATTCCAGAACTCACGCTTTTAACTCCACTGCAAAAGCCACAGCTCACATTCACTTGCAAGAGCGTTATGGAGAAACTTTCCCCAAGGCACTGGCTTTCAGGCTGGTGATCCAAGCCCCACAGGGGTGCCTGGACGCTCACAGCTGGAGCCTGGGGAGTGGCCAGCACCAAGCCTGGAACCCTGCAGAGCCCgcttctctccttcttgttcCCCCAGGCTTAGGCTCAGCAGATACCAGCCAGATGGTAGTCATGGCAACAGCTGGTGGTCCAGATGCTCCAAAGGAACTGCTCTGCATCCCCCAGGGCAAGGTCCAGAGCCTGTGGTTATCAGTCATTcctttaacaagtatttattgatcatctacTGCACGCTAGGCACTAGTCATACAGCAGTCCCTAAGACAGACTAGgtccccattctttttttttttttttttttttttggagacagagtctcgctctgtcgcccaggctggagtgcagtggcgcgatctcagctcactgcaagctccgcctcctgggtttacaccattctcctgcctcagcctcccgagtagctgggactacaggcgcccgccacctcgcccggctagttttttgtattttttagtagagacggggtttcaccatgttagccaggatgctctccatcttctgacctcgtgatccgcccgtctcggcctcccaaagtgctgggattacaggcctgagccaccgcgcccggcctaggtccCCATTCTTATGGGGTAACAACAATTGCAATAATTAAAAATCTATCTTTTCTTTGTAGTGCTCTGTATGTGTCGTTTTAGCACAGGCCCTGTGTGTGCATAGTCTGTCTCCTGGATAATAACTCTCACCACAGCCCTGAGATAAGGCCAATTAGCGAcactattttacagaagagaaaactctggctcagagaggttgagcaacttgtctaaggtcacacagcaagtgtgATGCAACCAGGCAAGGAAAAGCAACTCCAGCCTCTTGGTCTCCGAGCCCCGCTTCATCTATCTCCAAGCCCCTTGGACGTTTTCTGAGCACTTCCGGGTCACCCAGCCTCTTGGCAAACTCGATTTACTGATTCCTCCCGTCCCTGCCTGCGTGGGCTGACAGCTCCATTCAGCAGAGGGAGGCGAGGGAGGCGAGGGAGGCGAGGGAGGCGAGGGAGGCGAGGGAGGCGAGGGAGGCGAGGGAGGCGAGGGAGGCGAGGGAGGCTCGGTGAGCCGAAATGACCCGTCTGAAGTAGCTCAGCTGGGCGGGGACAGAGGTGGGACCGAAACCCAAAGGCGCCACGGGACGGCTGGGGCTGGAGCGGGACGGAGGGAGGCTCCGGGCGGCTCACCGATGGTAGTGATGGCGGTGATGGCGAAGTAGAAGGAGCCGGCGAACTTCCACTGGCAGCCGGCGCGGTGGGGCTCAGCCTGGCGCTCCAGGCGCTCCAGCTCGCTGTAGTCCTCGGCCGAGAAGCCGAACTTCCTTTGGAGCGCGCCCCGCTTCTGGACCAGCAGTCGCTGGTGGCCACTCTCCACCTCGGACTCGCGTCCGAGCGCGTCGAAGACAGCGGCGCCCACCAGCAGGTAGCAGAAGGTGCACAGGACCAGCTCCACAGCGCGCACGCTGGGCCTCCGCATGACGCCCCGGCCCCGGTACCCGCCCCCGTCCCAACCTGCTCCATGTGCCCGGACCGCGCGCTCCACCCGCTCCAGCCAGGGCCCCACGCGGCAGAGTTGTGacaggcggggcggggcggggcggctgCCGGGCACCTGGAGGCTGGGATCGCCACGTGTCCGGGACCAAAGAGCCGCTCCCCTGTCCGCCTCCCACGCGCCTGCCCGGGGTTCACGTGTCTGCGAATAGTGAGATCTGAAGCGAAGGTCCAAATCCCTGGGCCTGCAGAAATCCTGTTCCCGCCGCTAACTCATGTTATGACCTTGTGCcagtcttctttcttccttccttccttccttccttccttccttccttccttccttccttcctttccttcttttcttcctttcttccttccttccttcttttcttcctttcttccttccttcattcctccctccctcccttccattccttccttcctccctcccttccattccttccttcctcccttctttccttccttcttcccttctttccttccttcctctcttactttcattcattcctccctccctcgcctccttctccccctcctttcattcctccctcccttcctccctcccttccttcctcccttccttctctccttccttctttcagtcACTCAATCCTCagacaaatatttaccaagcacctACTGCTGCAAACAACATTCCTGTTGTAAGTAAAGGTGAAGTCCTAGTAAGGAGGGCCagctaacaaacaaacaaacaaaaaacgaattTAAGACAAGAGTGATAAAGAAGGAAAGGGGATAGTTTCTTGGGGAAGGTGAACCCCACCACCTAAGGTGGTGCTTAAAAACAGAACTGAGCATGGCTTGGCAGCCAGAACTGCAGGGAAGCCAGCGTCGCTGGAGCCAGAGAATTGGGGTGCAGATACTTTGGCCGAGCAGAAGGAAGACAAAGAGGCAACTTCACACAGGGTCTTACAAGCCCTTATGTGGGTTTATTGAAAGCCATGGAAAGGCTGTATTACAAACAcaggcacacaaacacacacacaaacacacacacgcaacaCCACCACAatgatctgatttatattttttaaacagcctCTGGCTGTCATGGGGAAAAGGGATGGTGGCTAGGAGTGGAGGCCAGTTCGAAGGCTAGTGTAGTCCAAATGTGTGAAGATGGAGAGAAATGGGGGGACCCGGGATGCTCTGGGGAGGTGGAGTTGGACACGCAGCTGGCCACATTGCCCAGCCTTTCTTGCACTTAGTGGGGTCTATGTAACCAAGCCTTAGCTCATGGAACATGGGCAGAAGTGATGTATGCCACTTCCAGGCCTGGCCCATAAAACCCTGCCCCACACATGCTCTATCTCTTTTCCCCACTGGAAGGCTGAATGCAGAGACCTAGTCTTTAGATGAGAGGGAGCCCACAAGACGGGAAAACTGTGGGGCTGAATGACACATTGCAAGGTCATCCCCCAACCCCCAATCAGGAGCCCGGGTTTTGAGCTTCTGTCCTGTTGTATTAAGTCGCTGACATATGTTAAGCCCCTGAGGCCCAGCCTGCAGCCTAGGCCCTCCAGGTCCCAGAGGAGGCTATGCTTCCATATGGAAGCCTCTAGAAAGGAACTCAGTCCTGCCAATGCCTCGATTTGAGCCCAGCGAGACCTGTGTAGCCCTCCACCCTACAGAACGAGacaataatacatttgtgttaagccaccaagtttgtaaTAACTTATTGCAGCAGCAACAGGGAAATAATACAGTGggtgtaaggattaaatgaaccAGTAGATGTGGAGCCGGAGAGCTGAGCTTGGCCCTGAGGATTTGTctagaagtgtgagccaccgttacAGATATCACAAGTGATCAGATGCCTGGGGCCTGTAGGGATGTCCGACCCGGTGCCTGTCCGACTCAGTTCCCAGGCAGAATTGGGCCCCAGTACCTGGTAGAGAGGGCCTTGGATCCCTTCTTCTCCCGAGAAGCAGGATGAAGCTCAGTGGGCCGGAAACAGGGTGCTGGTGCCACTACCTCAGCCTGATTTTTAGCAACGGCATCAGCAAGTTTAACATTCCAATTTCTGCTCAGACTTCAGAGGAGCAGAAACCTGGGCTAAAGTCTCAGAGTCGGAGTGAGTGGGGCTTCAAGGACCCACAGCCCAACAAGAGCCCAAAAAGAGTTTGTGGAGACAGTGGGATGTGGGGAATGGCCTGATCTTGGGGGAAGGGCAGGGCCCGCTCAGGGGAGAGTTAATGAGGGCCTGGTTGTGGACACACCTGGAGTCAAtaagacctgagtttgaattccTCCACTCCCAGctgggtgtattagtccgttgTCACACTGccatgaagaactacctgaggctgggtaatttataaaggaaagaggtttcattgactcacagttctgcatgcctggggaggcctcaggaaacttacaatcatggcagagacAAAAGGGAGGCAAGCTATGTCTTACATagcagtgggagagagagagaagggggcagactgccaaacacttttaaaccatcagatctcgtgagaactcactatcacgagaatagcatggggaaaaccgcctccatgattcagtcactTCCCACCAAGTCCTTCCTTCAACACACggggattacaattggagatgcaatttgggtgggaacacagagctaaaccataccACTGGGTGTCCATAAACAGAACACTTGTACTTCCCTGTGCCTTGGTTTTCCCATCTGAGAAACGGGGGTAGTAA
This genomic interval from Theropithecus gelada isolate Dixy chromosome 10, Tgel_1.0, whole genome shotgun sequence contains the following:
- the KCNK15 gene encoding potassium channel subfamily K member 15, whose product is MRRPSVRAVELVLCTFCYLLVGAAVFDALGRESEVESGHQRLLVQKRGALQRKFGFSAEDYSELERLERQAEPHRAGCQWKFAGSFYFAITAITTIGYGHAAPGTDSGKIFCKFYVLLGIPLTLVTFQSLGERLNALVRRLLLVAKRCLGLRRPRVSTENLVVSGLLACAATLALGTVAFAHFEGWTFFHAYYYCFITLTTIGFGDFVALHRGEVLQRKPPYVAYSFLYILLGLTVISAFLNLVVLCFLAASADWPERAARRPSPRRPGAPESRGPWLPRRPARSGGSASVSCHVHQLERRARDNLGFSPPSSPGVVSGGQAPRLGARRKSI